One genomic window of Polyangium aurulentum includes the following:
- a CDS encoding ATP-binding protein produces the protein MSKAAWTLLGKPSPLVGRERELRQTLELVEASFEELEPSAILITAHPGMGKTRLLGELVRALRQRYPELAIAPGAAHSLAPGSALGMLGSALRGLFRIQAGEPAATQRDRLARAAARTGESGEKRRATEILAEVLGIAAPEEPGVRVGSVRQSPGIVAERLRAACIDLLRGMATSRPLLVLLEDLDGGDGPSVKILDTALRELDGLPVVVLASARPELSERFPSLWSERNMQEIRLNPLSRRASVELGRAALGSLATEEQLIAITDRAGGNPFFLEELARVVAQGSDAGLPETAFDAARVRVGALPPELARIAIAASVFGDAFWKSGLVAVLGDNAGGSIEHLLADIAARELAARRPSSRFAGEEEWVFRHAMLRDASYEAFPAPERAEAHGRAARWLLRLGEPDPGVLAEHFERAGEDARAADFHQRAGELALRAADHATAIARADRGLACAFGRRDPGATVDPS, from the coding sequence ATGTCCAAAGCCGCCTGGACGCTCCTCGGTAAGCCGAGCCCCCTCGTCGGTCGCGAGCGCGAGCTCCGCCAGACGCTCGAGCTCGTCGAGGCGAGCTTCGAGGAGCTCGAGCCCTCGGCCATCCTGATCACCGCGCACCCCGGCATGGGCAAGACACGCCTGCTCGGCGAGCTGGTGCGCGCGCTGCGACAGCGCTACCCGGAGCTGGCCATCGCGCCGGGGGCCGCCCACAGCCTCGCCCCCGGATCGGCGCTGGGGATGCTCGGCAGCGCCCTGCGCGGCCTGTTCCGCATCCAGGCGGGCGAGCCGGCCGCGACCCAGCGCGACAGGCTCGCGCGCGCCGCCGCACGCACGGGCGAGAGCGGCGAGAAGCGGCGCGCCACCGAGATCCTCGCCGAGGTGCTCGGCATCGCCGCGCCCGAGGAGCCCGGCGTGCGCGTCGGCTCCGTGCGACAGAGCCCGGGCATCGTCGCCGAGCGGCTGCGCGCCGCCTGCATCGACCTCTTGCGCGGCATGGCCACCTCGCGCCCCCTGCTCGTCCTGCTCGAGGACCTCGACGGCGGCGACGGGCCCTCCGTGAAGATCCTCGACACCGCCCTGCGCGAGCTCGACGGGCTGCCCGTGGTCGTGCTCGCCTCCGCGCGCCCCGAGCTCTCCGAGCGCTTCCCCTCGCTCTGGTCCGAGCGCAACATGCAGGAGATCCGGCTGAACCCCTTGTCGCGCCGCGCCTCGGTCGAGCTCGGGCGGGCCGCGCTCGGCTCGCTTGCGACCGAGGAGCAGCTCATCGCGATCACCGACCGCGCCGGCGGAAACCCGTTTTTCCTGGAAGAGCTCGCGCGTGTCGTCGCCCAGGGCAGCGACGCCGGGCTGCCCGAGACGGCCTTCGACGCGGCGCGCGTGCGCGTGGGCGCGCTGCCGCCCGAGCTGGCGCGGATCGCGATCGCCGCGAGCGTCTTCGGAGACGCGTTCTGGAAGAGCGGCCTGGTCGCGGTCCTCGGCGACAACGCGGGCGGCTCGATCGAGCACCTGCTCGCCGACATCGCCGCCCGCGAGCTCGCCGCGCGGCGCCCCTCGTCGCGCTTCGCCGGCGAGGAGGAGTGGGTCTTCCGTCACGCGATGCTCCGGGATGCCTCGTACGAGGCGTTCCCCGCTCCCGAGCGGGCCGAGGCGCACGGTCGCGCAGCGCGCTGGCTCCTGCGCCTGGGCGAGCCCGATCCGGGCGTCCTGGCAGAGCACTTCGAGCGCGCCGGCGAGGACGCGCGGGCGGCCGACTTCCACCAGCGCGCCGGAGAGCTCGCCCTGCGCGCGGCCGACCACGCGACGGCCATCGCCCGCGCCGATCGCGGGCTCGCCTGCGCGTTCGGCCGCAGAGATCCCGGCGCGACGGTCGACCCCTCTTGA
- a CDS encoding serine/threonine-protein kinase: protein MKRSEPVCILRDMRTGDRIDGRFEILARAGEGGMGAVYRALDLKSGEVVALKLLRDPDLGEVYRFVHEARILAELRHPHVVRYVTSGFSEDNEPYLVMEWLEGECLDVRLLRKDLGVEACVELGRRVASALAAAHRLGIVHRDIKPANLLLVGGAIERVKVLDFGIARLEHRTTALTQSGTIVGTPGYMAPEQARGDREAVGPAADVFSLGCVLFECLAGRPAFQGTRLMALLAKVLIEEAPRVRDLRPEVPPALDALVARMLEKDPWARPPDGAALGAALDGLATATSNGSAAPRAGSTPGITGEEKRLVSIVAIVPPAYDSAPTDSLTTFRSPGIPPELVEAIRRMAEPLGARLEEIAGGTLLAVLTSTGSPTDLAALAARCAKKAHALAPEAQIVLLTGRAETGGKLPVGEVLERAAALVEDAARKSGAIRIDHVTRALLDVRFETAEEGGALVLRGERPIADLNRTLLGKPTPFVGRERELDNLLALVEESFEDRRACAVLVTAHAGIGKSRLRHELLERLAEERPETAIALGRGDSVRAGSAFGMLSSAFRSVLRIDATDPPEARRDKLGNLVRLYVPEGDRKRVSEFLGEMLGMPFPDDARPALRAARQNASIMADGMQAAYVDFLRGISSASPTLLVLEDLHWGDAPSVKVLDAALRELGERPFVVLAFARPEVHELFPRLWAERRAQEIRLSGLPRRAAERLVQSALGPDIAPAEVTAIVDRAGGNAFCLEEIVRAVSEGRGDALPETVLGMVEARLLSLDPAARRVLRAASVFGETFWKGGIVAVLGEEAPAPTLFDELFDRELVVRRTARRFPGEDELAFRHALIREASYAMLTERDRTLGHRLAAGWLERVGEPDPAVLAEHLERGGQGAEARALFLRAAEEALRGGDAPAAITRAERGIKCGAEGELLGALLAVQAEAYGLGGDSAQSGELGERALALTPPGSLSHGRALASAVVGALFSQQQASLGRLLPRLLAFEPQPGAAGRIVAALQGVVVALLVAGAREPAAAYLRRLEQVVASIEATDPHAAALAAIARGNFRCYAEADPWGALGHDRAAAARFEAAGDRHNGPIATAYTARDLMLLGAFDEAEEALGRALGAARRSAAGARGGGFAASLGGYLEALVRLARGLHDEAAASGRAVLEGAIARGDRVFEVRARLVVVESELGRGALDAAEREILALGDPAALATQNRAGLLSLLAELRLAQGRADEALGPSAEALALARSSGVYVTFRDEAVALARANALRAAGDVDAARRVLRDAEAHLLARADRIEDPAYRRTFLDAVPVRSRLRALVAEGH, encoded by the coding sequence TTGAAGCGCTCCGAGCCCGTGTGCATCCTGCGCGACATGCGCACGGGCGACCGGATCGACGGTCGTTTCGAGATCCTCGCGCGTGCCGGCGAGGGCGGCATGGGCGCCGTGTACCGCGCGCTCGACCTCAAGAGCGGCGAGGTCGTCGCCTTGAAGCTCCTGCGCGACCCCGACCTCGGCGAGGTCTACAGGTTCGTCCACGAGGCCAGGATCCTCGCCGAGCTGCGCCACCCGCACGTCGTCCGCTACGTGACGAGCGGCTTCAGCGAGGACAACGAGCCCTACCTCGTGATGGAGTGGCTCGAGGGCGAGTGCCTCGACGTGCGGCTCCTGCGCAAGGATCTCGGCGTGGAGGCGTGCGTCGAGCTCGGGCGCCGCGTGGCCTCCGCGCTCGCCGCCGCGCACCGGCTCGGCATCGTCCACCGCGACATCAAGCCCGCCAACCTGCTGCTCGTGGGCGGCGCGATCGAGCGGGTGAAGGTGCTCGATTTCGGCATCGCGCGCCTCGAGCACCGCACGACCGCGCTCACCCAGAGCGGCACCATCGTGGGGACGCCCGGGTACATGGCCCCCGAGCAGGCGCGCGGCGATCGCGAGGCCGTCGGGCCCGCGGCGGACGTGTTCTCGCTCGGCTGCGTGCTCTTCGAGTGCCTCGCCGGCAGGCCCGCGTTCCAGGGCACGCGCCTCATGGCCCTGCTCGCCAAGGTCCTCATCGAGGAGGCGCCGCGCGTGCGCGATCTGCGGCCCGAGGTCCCCCCGGCGCTCGACGCGCTGGTCGCGCGCATGCTCGAAAAGGACCCCTGGGCCCGTCCCCCCGACGGCGCCGCGCTGGGAGCGGCCCTCGACGGCCTCGCCACCGCGACATCGAACGGCAGCGCCGCGCCGCGCGCGGGATCGACCCCCGGGATCACCGGCGAGGAGAAGCGGCTCGTGTCGATCGTGGCCATCGTGCCCCCCGCGTACGACAGCGCCCCCACGGACAGCCTCACGACCTTCCGATCGCCGGGCATCCCGCCCGAGCTCGTGGAGGCGATCCGCCGCATGGCCGAGCCGCTCGGGGCCCGCCTCGAGGAGATCGCGGGAGGCACGCTGCTCGCGGTGCTGACCTCGACGGGCAGCCCCACGGACCTCGCGGCGCTCGCGGCCCGGTGCGCGAAGAAGGCGCACGCCCTCGCGCCCGAAGCCCAGATCGTGCTGCTCACCGGCCGCGCCGAGACGGGCGGCAAGCTGCCGGTGGGCGAGGTCCTCGAGCGGGCCGCGGCGCTCGTCGAGGACGCTGCGCGCAAGAGCGGCGCGATCCGCATCGACCACGTGACCCGCGCCCTGCTCGACGTGCGCTTCGAGACCGCCGAGGAGGGGGGCGCGCTCGTCCTGCGCGGCGAGCGGCCGATCGCGGACCTCAACCGGACCCTGCTCGGCAAGCCCACGCCCTTCGTCGGGCGCGAGCGCGAGCTGGACAATCTCCTGGCCCTCGTCGAGGAGAGCTTCGAGGACCGGCGCGCCTGCGCGGTGCTCGTCACGGCGCACGCGGGCATCGGCAAGTCGCGCCTGCGCCACGAGCTGCTCGAGCGGCTCGCCGAGGAGCGCCCCGAGACCGCCATCGCCCTCGGCCGAGGCGACTCGGTCCGCGCCGGATCGGCCTTCGGGATGCTCTCGTCGGCGTTCCGGAGCGTCCTGCGGATCGACGCGACCGACCCGCCCGAGGCGCGGCGCGACAAGCTCGGCAACCTGGTGCGGCTCTACGTGCCCGAGGGCGACCGAAAGCGCGTCAGCGAGTTCCTCGGCGAGATGCTGGGCATGCCCTTCCCGGACGACGCCCGCCCCGCGCTGCGCGCCGCACGCCAGAACGCCTCGATCATGGCCGACGGCATGCAGGCGGCGTACGTGGACTTTTTACGCGGCATCTCCTCGGCGTCGCCCACGCTGCTCGTGCTCGAGGATCTGCACTGGGGCGACGCCCCGTCGGTGAAGGTCCTCGACGCCGCGCTGCGCGAGCTGGGCGAGCGGCCCTTCGTGGTGCTCGCCTTCGCGCGGCCCGAGGTCCACGAGCTGTTCCCGCGGCTGTGGGCCGAGCGGCGCGCGCAGGAGATCCGGCTCTCGGGGCTGCCGCGGCGCGCAGCCGAGCGGCTCGTCCAGAGCGCCCTCGGCCCGGACATCGCCCCCGCGGAGGTGACCGCGATCGTCGATCGGGCGGGCGGCAACGCCTTCTGCCTCGAGGAGATCGTGCGCGCGGTGTCGGAGGGCCGCGGCGACGCGCTGCCGGAGACCGTGCTCGGGATGGTCGAGGCGCGCCTCCTGTCGCTCGACCCTGCCGCGCGCCGCGTCCTGCGCGCCGCGAGCGTCTTCGGCGAGACGTTCTGGAAGGGCGGCATCGTGGCCGTGCTCGGCGAGGAGGCGCCCGCGCCCACGCTCTTCGACGAGCTGTTCGACCGCGAGCTCGTCGTGCGCCGCACCGCGCGGCGCTTCCCAGGCGAGGACGAGCTCGCCTTCCGGCACGCGCTCATCCGCGAGGCCTCCTATGCGATGCTGACCGAGCGCGATCGCACCCTCGGCCATCGGCTCGCGGCGGGGTGGCTCGAGCGGGTGGGGGAGCCGGACCCGGCGGTCCTTGCCGAGCACCTCGAGCGGGGCGGGCAAGGGGCCGAGGCGCGCGCGCTCTTTCTGCGCGCGGCCGAGGAGGCGCTGCGCGGAGGCGACGCCCCCGCGGCGATCACGCGCGCGGAGCGGGGGATCAAGTGCGGCGCCGAGGGCGAGCTTCTGGGCGCGCTGCTCGCGGTGCAGGCCGAGGCGTACGGCCTCGGAGGGGACAGCGCGCAGAGCGGGGAGCTCGGTGAACGCGCGCTCGCGCTGACGCCTCCCGGCAGCCTGAGCCACGGTCGCGCGCTCGCGAGCGCGGTCGTGGGGGCGCTCTTCTCGCAGCAACAGGCCTCGCTCGGTCGGCTCTTGCCGCGCCTGCTCGCCTTCGAGCCGCAGCCGGGGGCGGCGGGGCGGATCGTGGCGGCCTTGCAGGGCGTGGTCGTGGCGCTGCTCGTCGCGGGCGCGCGGGAGCCGGCGGCGGCGTACCTGCGCCGTCTCGAGCAGGTCGTGGCCTCCATCGAGGCGACCGACCCGCACGCCGCCGCGCTGGCCGCCATCGCGCGGGGCAATTTCCGCTGCTATGCCGAGGCCGATCCGTGGGGCGCGCTCGGGCACGACAGGGCGGCGGCCGCGCGCTTCGAGGCCGCGGGCGACCGGCACAACGGGCCCATCGCCACGGCGTACACCGCGCGCGATCTCATGCTCCTCGGCGCCTTCGACGAGGCCGAAGAGGCCCTCGGCCGCGCGCTCGGGGCGGCTCGGCGCTCGGCTGCCGGCGCGCGGGGAGGGGGCTTCGCCGCGTCGCTCGGCGGCTACCTCGAGGCCCTCGTGCGCCTCGCGCGAGGCCTCCACGACGAGGCGGCGGCGAGCGGTCGGGCCGTGCTCGAGGGCGCGATCGCGCGGGGCGACCGCGTCTTCGAGGTCCGCGCGCGCCTCGTCGTGGTCGAGAGCGAGCTCGGGCGCGGCGCGCTCGACGCGGCGGAGCGCGAGATCCTGGCCCTCGGCGATCCGGCCGCGCTCGCGACGCAGAACCGGGCGGGGCTCCTGTCGCTGCTGGCCGAGCTGCGCCTCGCGCAGGGCCGCGCCGACGAGGCGCTGGGCCCTTCGGCCGAGGCGCTCGCGCTCGCGCGCTCGTCGGGCGTGTACGTGACCTTCCGCGACGAGGCCGTGGCGCTCGCGCGCGCAAACGCGTTACGCGCGGCGGGCGACGTCGATGCCGCTCGCCGCGTGCTTCGGGACGCCGAGGCCCACCTGCTCGCCCGCGCCGACCGGATCGAGGATCCGGCTTACCGCCGGACCTTCCTCGACGCCGTCCCGGTGCGGTCTCGCCTGCGCGCGCTCGTCGCCGAGGGCCATTAG
- a CDS encoding chlorite dismutase family protein: MSESTPNRPAAAGHGHGESELPRIDVSERGAAREGQPQQMDRRLFMQLLVFRGSGSEVPSLGRRLGEAIASKGVGAVVYDDVNDPWGIGLLTWSEDPAAFVEVVRPATLEVGGSALALRPEMTMLGRTYSTGYEQELEYWLLRRPAETVQNAAWPWAVWYPLRRSGAFAKLEPREQGSILREHGTIGRAYGAQDLAHDIRLACHGLDAQDNEFVIGLVGKSLHPLSHIVQSMRKTRQTSEFISQMGPFFVGRVAFTGPGR, translated from the coding sequence ATGAGCGAATCGACCCCGAACCGCCCGGCCGCAGCAGGCCACGGACACGGCGAGAGCGAGCTGCCCCGCATCGACGTCAGCGAGCGCGGCGCGGCGCGCGAAGGCCAGCCCCAGCAGATGGACAGGCGCCTGTTCATGCAGCTCCTCGTGTTCCGGGGATCGGGCAGCGAGGTGCCCTCGCTCGGACGCCGCCTCGGCGAGGCGATCGCAAGCAAGGGCGTGGGCGCCGTGGTCTACGACGACGTGAACGATCCGTGGGGGATCGGGCTGCTCACCTGGAGCGAGGATCCGGCCGCATTCGTCGAGGTGGTGCGGCCCGCGACGCTCGAGGTGGGCGGCTCGGCGCTCGCGCTGCGCCCCGAGATGACCATGCTCGGCCGCACCTACTCGACGGGCTACGAGCAGGAGCTCGAATACTGGCTGCTCCGCCGCCCGGCAGAGACCGTGCAGAACGCCGCCTGGCCCTGGGCGGTGTGGTATCCGCTGCGCAGGAGCGGCGCGTTCGCCAAGCTCGAGCCGCGCGAGCAGGGCTCGATCCTGCGCGAGCACGGCACCATCGGCCGCGCTTATGGCGCCCAGGACCTCGCCCACGACATTCGCCTCGCCTGCCACGGCCTCGACGCGCAGGACAACGAGTTCGTGATCGGCCTCGTCGGCAAGAGCCTCCACCCGCTCTCGCACATCGTGCAGAGCATGCGCAAGACGCGACAAACCAGCGAGTTCATCAGCCAGATGGGCCCGTTCTTCGTCGGCCGCGTCGCGTTCACCGGGCCCGGCCGCTGA
- a CDS encoding PAS domain S-box protein, with protein sequence MPPSQPLMENLLAGREAMRDAILDEVTPRVRFYREFPADMQAAIASRVVEFFYEMFAEYRQEATHAWALEVFSRRKEQGATLAELMSVGRLLRRAFTRRVFELGAEPEETAAFVARIGEICDDLTEGAVQLFQKDGDDGDVRARAAALDARYEKLYILTPAMMHASDAQLRIIAVSDRWLEVLGYKRDEVLGRPSTDFLTEASRKTVREIGLPRMRDEGKLVDMPLQFVKKNGEVLDVLLSNIALRDEHGQPIRYNVVLQDVTERLRAERAQQESEERWRTLAELAPLPLAVHRNAILLWVNAATVKLFGGAGSEQFVGRNVLELVHPEDRPLVVDRVRQGALKNQALPPLEERYLRLDGSLVYLEVAAQPVSFEGERATQIALVDVTARKKAEEAERKNAAQAEVIRAQEDMLRALSTPLIPLGEGAIVMPLVGRVTGERAERILEALAEGVVTQQARVAIVDVTGVPEMDAAVADALVRAARAIRLLGADVVLTGLGPGAARALVEIGADLGGIATRGTLRDGIVHALGAFGAASSRPGRAGR encoded by the coding sequence ATGCCTCCGAGCCAACCGCTCATGGAAAACCTGCTCGCCGGACGCGAGGCGATGCGCGACGCGATCCTCGACGAGGTCACGCCTCGCGTTCGATTTTACCGGGAATTTCCAGCGGACATGCAGGCCGCCATCGCGAGCCGTGTCGTGGAATTCTTCTACGAGATGTTCGCCGAATACCGGCAAGAGGCCACGCACGCGTGGGCGCTCGAGGTGTTTTCCCGCCGCAAAGAGCAGGGCGCGACGCTCGCGGAGCTGATGAGCGTGGGCCGGCTGCTCCGGCGCGCCTTTACGCGGCGCGTGTTCGAGCTGGGCGCGGAGCCGGAGGAGACGGCGGCGTTCGTCGCACGGATCGGCGAAATCTGCGACGACCTCACCGAGGGCGCAGTGCAGCTCTTCCAGAAAGATGGCGACGACGGCGATGTCCGCGCCAGGGCGGCGGCGCTCGATGCGCGTTACGAGAAGCTCTACATCCTCACCCCGGCCATGATGCACGCGAGCGACGCGCAGCTGCGCATCATTGCGGTCAGCGATCGCTGGCTCGAGGTCCTCGGCTACAAGCGCGACGAGGTGCTCGGCCGTCCCTCGACCGACTTTCTGACCGAGGCCTCCCGAAAGACCGTGCGCGAAATAGGCCTGCCCCGCATGCGTGACGAGGGCAAGCTCGTCGACATGCCCCTTCAGTTCGTCAAGAAGAACGGGGAGGTGCTCGACGTGCTGCTCTCGAACATCGCCCTGCGCGACGAGCACGGCCAGCCGATCCGGTACAACGTGGTGCTCCAGGACGTCACCGAGCGGCTGCGAGCCGAGCGCGCGCAGCAGGAGAGCGAGGAGCGCTGGCGGACCCTGGCCGAGCTTGCGCCGCTGCCGCTCGCCGTGCACCGCAATGCGATCCTGCTCTGGGTCAACGCCGCCACGGTGAAGCTGTTCGGCGGCGCGGGCTCCGAGCAGTTCGTGGGCAGGAACGTGCTCGAGCTGGTGCACCCCGAGGATCGCCCGCTCGTGGTGGACCGCGTGCGTCAGGGCGCTTTGAAAAACCAGGCGCTGCCCCCGCTCGAGGAGCGCTACCTGCGGCTCGACGGGAGCCTCGTGTACCTGGAGGTCGCGGCCCAGCCCGTCTCCTTCGAGGGGGAGCGCGCCACGCAGATCGCGCTCGTCGACGTCACCGCGCGCAAGAAAGCCGAGGAGGCCGAGCGCAAGAACGCCGCCCAGGCCGAGGTGATCCGGGCGCAGGAGGACATGCTCCGCGCCCTGTCGACGCCGCTCATTCCGCTCGGCGAGGGCGCGATCGTGATGCCCCTCGTCGGCCGCGTCACGGGCGAGCGGGCCGAACGCATCCTCGAGGCGCTGGCCGAGGGCGTTGTGACCCAGCAGGCGCGGGTGGCCATCGTGGACGTCACGGGCGTGCCAGAGATGGACGCGGCCGTGGCGGACGCGCTCGTGCGCGCGGCGCGGGCGATCCGGCTGCTCGGCGCGGACGTGGTGCTGACGGGCCTCGGGCCTGGCGCGGCGAGGGCGCTCGTCGAGATCGGGGCCGATCTCGGCGGGATCGCGACGCGCGGGACGCTGCGCGACGGCATCGTCCACGCGCTTGGCGCGTTCGGCGCCGCCTCTTCCCGGCCAGGGCGGGCGGGGCGCTGA
- a CDS encoding serine/threonine protein kinase translates to MDNSTTDLFFSLTPHKVLEAVEAAGLLCNPLCYPLNSFENRVYEVDLEDRTRLIAKFYRPGRWTEAQILEEHRFLADLAEAEVPAIPPRPFPDGGTLRQIEGIHYCLFPRAAGRAPDEPDDDLVERLGMLAARLHNAGAARPAEHRIRLSGDTYVRENLGWMAGRRIVPARFWPRYEAAARRIADAADARLEGLEQHRIHGDLHHGNLLLRDGVLFVIDFDDMVVGPAVQDLWLLLPGRGAEARRKREIFLEGYEALRAFDRKSLSLVEPLRGLRRVHYAAWIARRWHDPIFPRTFPHFGTEAYWDEETRDLEEIFALVAPN, encoded by the coding sequence ATGGACAACAGCACGACCGACCTCTTCTTTTCGCTGACGCCGCACAAGGTGCTCGAGGCCGTCGAGGCTGCGGGGCTACTGTGCAATCCGCTCTGCTATCCGCTCAACTCGTTCGAGAATCGGGTTTACGAGGTCGATCTGGAGGATCGCACCCGGCTGATCGCCAAGTTTTACCGGCCAGGGCGGTGGACGGAGGCGCAGATCCTCGAGGAGCACCGCTTCCTCGCCGATCTCGCGGAGGCCGAGGTGCCGGCGATCCCGCCGCGCCCGTTCCCGGACGGCGGGACGCTCCGGCAGATCGAGGGCATTCATTATTGCCTCTTCCCGCGCGCCGCCGGCCGCGCGCCGGACGAGCCCGACGACGACCTCGTCGAGCGGCTCGGCATGCTCGCGGCGCGGCTGCACAACGCCGGCGCGGCCCGGCCGGCCGAGCACAGGATCCGTTTGTCCGGCGACACGTATGTCCGGGAAAACCTCGGCTGGATGGCGGGGCGGCGCATCGTGCCTGCGCGCTTCTGGCCGCGGTACGAGGCGGCGGCGCGCCGGATCGCGGACGCGGCGGACGCGCGGCTCGAGGGGCTCGAGCAGCACCGGATCCACGGCGACCTGCACCACGGCAACCTGCTCCTGCGCGACGGCGTGCTCTTCGTCATCGATTTCGACGACATGGTCGTGGGGCCGGCGGTGCAGGACCTGTGGCTGCTCCTGCCGGGCCGCGGGGCCGAGGCGCGGCGCAAGCGCGAGATCTTCCTCGAGGGCTACGAGGCGCTGCGGGCGTTCGATCGCAAGAGCCTGTCGCTCGTGGAGCCGCTGCGAGGTCTGAGGCGCGTCCATTATGCGGCCTGGATCGCCCGCCGCTGGCACGATCCGATCTTTCCCCGCACGTTCCCCCACTTCGGCACCGAGGCGTACTGGGACGAGGAGACGCGCGATCTCGAGGAGATCTTCGCGCTGGTCGCGCCCAACTGA
- a CDS encoding helix-turn-helix domain-containing protein: MASPSEPRVELPSGGERAHFARSRFVPGLVAFALDNTTSCRSWLHETVDFCAVLEGSADVTYRRSNLTFERGDTMIYAPGETHRDRRIHKAGYVRVTSVAPSLFPRPLEPYRARFQDPALLSAIVALHDAVTTSAPGLDQESLLAELVARAEVHIDGASAEPARAPAAVRRVMDLIHARYAEALSLDMLAEAAGISKFHLVRVFKRETGMPPHAFLNLVRVHRAGAKLAAGQPSAAVAVEVGFVDQSHLNRHFLRHLGVTPGRFQREIRK; encoded by the coding sequence ATGGCCTCGCCGTCCGAGCCTCGCGTCGAGCTCCCCTCCGGGGGAGAGCGCGCCCATTTCGCGCGCTCGCGCTTCGTGCCAGGGCTCGTGGCGTTCGCGCTGGATAACACGACCAGCTGCCGGAGCTGGCTGCACGAGACCGTCGATTTCTGCGCCGTCCTCGAGGGCAGCGCCGACGTCACCTACCGGCGCAGCAACCTCACCTTCGAGCGGGGCGATACGATGATTTACGCCCCCGGCGAGACGCACCGGGATCGGCGCATTCACAAGGCCGGGTACGTGCGCGTGACGAGCGTGGCGCCGTCGCTCTTTCCTCGCCCGCTCGAGCCCTACCGGGCTCGCTTCCAGGATCCGGCGCTCCTGTCGGCGATCGTCGCCCTGCACGACGCGGTGACGACGAGCGCGCCCGGGCTCGATCAGGAGTCGCTGCTCGCCGAGCTCGTCGCCCGGGCCGAGGTGCACATCGACGGGGCTTCCGCAGAGCCCGCGCGGGCCCCGGCCGCGGTCCGGCGCGTCATGGATCTCATTCACGCTCGTTATGCCGAGGCATTGTCGCTCGACATGCTGGCCGAGGCCGCCGGCATTTCGAAGTTCCACCTCGTGCGCGTCTTCAAGCGCGAGACCGGAATGCCGCCGCACGCCTTCTTGAACCTCGTGCGCGTGCACCGCGCGGGCGCCAAGCTCGCAGCTGGCCAGCCCTCGGCCGCCGTCGCCGTCGAGGTCGGCTTCGTCGATCAGAGCCACCTCAATCGCCATTTCCTGCGCCACCTCGGCGTCACGCCCGGCCGCTTCCAGCGCGAGATTCGCAAGTAG
- a CDS encoding AraC family transcriptional regulator produces the protein MTRDLQTFVSAERIEWRRPPALGGAEVLLAWATDRPWKVFHEAFSIWLAISAAGVIRCRHREHQIAPGRAALFEPGETHVSARDPAPGDFAALFVPPRDVLEAASELGACSPSVRACVTRDKTLFRRARRLLARLAQPHASKLELQCLYAEVVLRLVDAHLDASPRLLSADDALGEIVRDRLFDAPAACVEELERDMAISRWSLALACRRRFGMAFGELADLVRISRARRELAAGRAVAEVARMLGWAEETLRAQFAAHVGASVEAYAAAR, from the coding sequence TTGACGAGGGATCTTCAGACGTTTGTCTCTGCCGAACGAATCGAGTGGCGAAGGCCGCCCGCGCTCGGCGGCGCGGAGGTCCTGCTCGCGTGGGCCACGGATCGGCCCTGGAAGGTCTTCCACGAGGCGTTCTCGATCTGGCTCGCGATCAGCGCCGCGGGCGTCATTCGCTGCCGTCACCGCGAGCACCAGATAGCGCCCGGCCGCGCGGCCCTCTTCGAGCCCGGCGAGACGCACGTGAGCGCGCGCGACCCCGCCCCCGGCGACTTCGCGGCCCTCTTCGTCCCTCCGCGCGACGTGCTCGAGGCCGCGTCCGAGCTCGGCGCCTGCTCTCCCTCGGTCCGCGCGTGCGTCACCCGCGACAAGACCCTCTTCCGGCGCGCGCGCCGGCTGCTCGCGCGGCTCGCGCAGCCCCACGCCTCGAAGCTCGAGCTGCAGTGCCTCTACGCCGAGGTCGTCCTGCGCCTCGTCGACGCGCACCTCGACGCCTCGCCGCGCCTGCTGTCGGCGGACGATGCCCTGGGCGAGATCGTGCGCGATCGGCTCTTCGACGCGCCCGCCGCGTGCGTGGAGGAGCTCGAGCGCGACATGGCCATCTCGCGCTGGTCGCTCGCGCTCGCGTGCAGGCGGCGCTTCGGCATGGCATTCGGCGAGCTCGCCGATCTCGTCCGCATCTCCCGCGCCCGGCGCGAGCTCGCCGCGGGCCGCGCGGTCGCGGAGGTGGCCCGCATGCTAGGCTGGGCCGAAGAAACCCTCCGCGCGCAATTCGCCGCCCACGTCGGCGCGAGCGTCGAGGCCTACGCCGCCGCGCGGTGA
- a CDS encoding response regulator, whose amino-acid sequence MARRAGQDPALGTRIGAAPNSSRPSLGAASARVLVIDDDPSISAAVLRTLEAGGFNARFHCGPFGSLQAIRSAMCDVVLVDVNMPRLDGPLLVRMIRDAFGLGRIKVVLYSNMETASLERLAKIIGAHGAVPKKAEPTEMVARLRAALLNKP is encoded by the coding sequence ATGGCGCGACGCGCAGGGCAGGATCCCGCGCTCGGGACGCGCATCGGGGCGGCGCCGAACAGCAGCCGGCCTTCGCTCGGCGCTGCGAGCGCGCGGGTGCTCGTCATCGACGACGACCCGAGCATCAGCGCGGCCGTCCTGCGCACGCTCGAGGCGGGCGGCTTCAACGCGCGCTTCCACTGCGGGCCCTTCGGCAGCCTGCAGGCGATCCGCTCGGCGATGTGCGACGTCGTGCTCGTCGACGTGAACATGCCGCGCCTCGACGGACCGCTGCTCGTGCGGATGATCCGCGACGCGTTCGGGCTCGGGCGCATCAAGGTCGTGCTCTACAGCAACATGGAGACGGCCTCGCTCGAGCGGCTCGCGAAGATCATCGGCGCGCACGGCGCCGTGCCCAAGAAGGCGGAGCCGACGGAGATGGTCGCGCGCCTGCGCGCCGCGCTGCTGAACAAGCCCTGA